A window from Gallus gallus isolate bGalGal1 chromosome 5, bGalGal1.mat.broiler.GRCg7b, whole genome shotgun sequence encodes these proteins:
- the KATNBL1 gene encoding KATNB1-like protein 1 isoform X1, which yields MASEAHNAKKQKVLHIEGRPVDLPRKAISSSTKKIMKEDKKAPKQLASYTNRITVGKTVTSPLSLFKAVHCKRKVHCYTAKPCYKRKQFPKSRGCNMANKENELACAGNLPAKLNDSRTHLLNSGDSGSSQTEGPSSKYSAFFSEVSQDHETMAQVLFSRNLRLNVALTFWRRRSISELVAYLLRIQDLGVVVDCLPVLTNSLQEEKPYISVGCCVDLLPLVKSLLKSKYEEYVIVGLNWLQAVIKRWWSELSAHKERAEDGNMIILKQQLSELWEQEHHLTLVPGYTGNIAKEVNAYLLQLC from the exons ATGGCATCTGAGGCTCACAATGCTAAAAAACAGAAAGTATTGCATATTGAAGGTCGTCCTGTTGATCTCCCCAGAAAAGCAATCTCTTCTTCCACTAAAAAGATCATGAAGGAG GATAAGAAAGCTCCAAAACAGCTGGCTTCATACACAAACAG aataACAGTTGGAAAAACGGTGACCAGTCCCCTGTCTCTCTTCAAAGCAGTACATTGCAAAAGAAAAGTCCATTGTTACACTGCAAAGCCTTGTTATAAGAGGAAACAGTTCCCTAAATCAAGGGGCTGTAACAtggcaaataaagaaaatgaactggCTTGTGCAGGGAATCTGCCAGCAAAACTGAATGACAGTCGTACACACTTGCTGAATTCTGGTGACTCTGGTTCATCTCAAACAGAAGGCCCCTCTTCCAAATatagtgcatttttttcagag GTTTCTCAGGACCATGAAACTATGGCTCAAGTTCTTTTCAGCAGGAATCTGAGGCTGAATGTTGCTTTAACCTTTTGGAGAAGGAGAAGTATAAGTGAACTGGTAGCCTACCTATTGAG GATACAAGATCTCGGAGTTGTAGTAGACTGCCTTCCTGTGCTTACAAACAG tttacaggaagaaaaaccaTATATTTCAGTTGGCTGCTGTGTAGATCTTTTGCCTTTAGTGAAATCACTACTTAAAAGCAAATATGAAGA ATATGTGATAGTCGGTCTAAACTGGCTTCAAGCTGTAATTAAAAGATGGTGGTCAGAACTATCTGCGCATAAAGAGAGGGCAGAGGATGG aaatatgattattttaaaacaacaattaAGTGAATTATGGGAACAAGAACATCATCTTACTCTGGTTCCAGGATATACTGGTAATATAGCAAAG gaaGTAAATGCTTATTTATTACAACTATGCTGA
- the KATNBL1 gene encoding KATNB1-like protein 1 (The RefSeq protein has 3 substitutions compared to this genomic sequence) produces the protein MASEAHNAKKQKVLHIEGRPVDLPRKAISSSTKKIMKEDKKAPKQLASYTNRITVGKTVTSPLSLFKAVHCKRKVHCYTAKPCYKRKQFPKSRGCNMANKENELACAGNLPAKLNDSRTHLLNSSDSGSSQTEGPSSKYSAFFSEVSQDHETMAQVLFSRNLRLNVALTFWRRRSISELVAYLLRILDLGVVVDCLPVLTNSLQEEKPYISVGCCVDLLPLVKSLLKSKYEEYVIVGLNWLQAVIKRWWSELSAHKVRAEDGNMIILKQQLSELWEQEHHLTLVPGYTGNIAKEVNAYLLQLC, from the exons ATGGCATCTGAGGCTCACAATGCTAAAAAACAGAAAGTATTGCATATTGAAGGTCGTCCTGTTGATCTCCCCAGAAAAGCAATCTCTTCTTCCACTAAAAAGATCATGAAGGAG GATAAGAAAGCTCCAAAACAGCTGGCTTCATACACAAACAG aataACAGTTGGAAAAACGGTGACCAGTCCCCTGTCTCTCTTCAAAGCAGTACATTGCAAAAGAAAAGTCCATTGTTACACTGCAAAGCCTTGTTATAAGAGGAAACAGTTCCCTAAATCAAGGGGCTGTAACAtggcaaataaagaaaatgaactggCTTGTGCAGGGAATCTGCCAGCAAAACTGAATGACAGTCGTACACACTTGCTGAATTCTGGTGACTCTGGTTCATCTCAAACAGAAGGCCCCTCTTCCAAATatagtgcatttttttcagag GTTTCTCAGGACCATGAAACTATGGCTCAAGTTCTTTTCAGCAGGAATCTGAGGCTGAATGTTGCTTTAACCTTTTGGAGAAGGAGAAGTATAAGTGAACTGGTAGCCTACCTATTGAG GATACAAGATCTCGGAGTTGTAGTAGACTGCCTTCCTGTGCTTACAAACAG tttacaggaagaaaaaccaTATATTTCAGTTGGCTGCTGTGTAGATCTTTTGCCTTTAGTGAAATCACTACTTAAAAGCAAATATGAAGA ATATGTGATAGTCGGTCTAAACTGGCTTCAAGCTGTAATTAAAAGATGGTGGTCAGAACTATCTGCGCATAAAGAGAGGGCAGAGGATGG aaatatgattattttaaaacaacaattaAGTGAATTATGGGAACAAGAACATCATCTTACTCTGGTTCCAGGATATACTGGTAATATAGCAAAG gaaGTAAATGCTTATTTATTACAACTATGCTGA